Proteins encoded together in one Candidatus Palauibacter australiensis window:
- a CDS encoding SOS response-associated peptidase produces the protein MCGRFSLQTPVPELAELFEADPSRLEAWVARYNVAPTDEVIALRRSTGGRELVPLRWGLIPNWAEDRASLPPMINARAESLETRRAFRDLVIDRRCAVLADGFYEWRKEGGLKQPYLIRRRDRRPMALAGLWDVWRGPDGTIPSCTIVTTDANELLEPLHDRMPVILEGRGAQMWLDLDISERTMEPLRPFDAEALEVFAVSRRVNRVATDDAACAETRGAPIRDPSGWRERPPVGDAPPDQLGLF, from the coding sequence ATGTGCGGACGATTCAGCCTTCAGACCCCGGTTCCGGAGCTGGCGGAACTCTTCGAGGCCGATCCTTCGCGGCTCGAGGCATGGGTCGCCCGCTACAACGTGGCGCCTACGGACGAGGTCATCGCGCTGCGGCGGAGCACCGGCGGCCGGGAACTCGTTCCGCTTCGCTGGGGACTGATCCCGAACTGGGCGGAGGATCGCGCGTCGCTCCCGCCGATGATCAACGCCCGCGCCGAGTCGCTCGAAACCCGCCGCGCGTTTCGAGACCTCGTCATCGACCGCCGCTGCGCCGTCCTCGCCGACGGCTTCTACGAATGGCGGAAGGAGGGCGGCCTGAAGCAGCCGTACCTCATCCGGCGCCGGGATCGGAGACCGATGGCGCTCGCCGGGCTGTGGGACGTGTGGCGCGGACCGGACGGCACGATCCCCTCGTGCACGATCGTCACGACGGACGCGAACGAGTTGCTCGAACCGCTGCATGACCGCATGCCGGTCATCCTCGAGGGCAGGGGCGCGCAGATGTGGCTCGATCTCGACATCTCCGAGCGCACCATGGAGCCGCTCCGGCCGTTCGACGCGGAGGCGCTGGAGGTGTTCGCGGTCAGCCGCCGGGTGAACCGCGTGGCCACGGACGATGCGGCCTGCGCGGAGACGCGCGGCGCTCCGATCCGCGATCCGTCAGGCTGGCGCGAGCGTCCCCCGGTCGGCGATGCGCCCCCCGACCAGCTCGGGCTCTTCTGA
- a CDS encoding aconitase X catalytic domain-containing protein — translation MEHGGMTGVRLERGDLALLRGDEGEGARLAMSILARMAEVVGARELLDITAAHIDSSLYQGPATLEFAERLAEGGARVQVPTTLNVSGVDEHGWREWDVSESWAAPARRQMEAYEAMGCEPTWTCAPYQTQPRPAVGEQVAWGESSAIVFANSVLGARTERYPDLLDICCAVTGRAPAAGLHLTANRAGQVLVDLSRVPRRLAEEPALYPVLGHWIGLRVEGRIPVLDGLRARPGEDDLKALGAAMASSGAVGLFHWVGLTPEAPDLDAAFQGREAATRLRPGPAALRAARDELGSGLSDADGLDLVVLGSPHFSLSEFAALARLVAGRRRHPGVRLLITTGRAVRELAAKAGYLDTIESFGGELTVDTCILTTPMLPESIRRLMTNSAKYAWYTPGLLERAVAFGSLADCVESAVAGRVTRDDGAWTAEP, via the coding sequence ATGGAACACGGCGGGATGACGGGCGTCCGTCTCGAACGGGGAGATCTCGCGCTTCTGCGGGGAGATGAGGGGGAGGGCGCGCGGCTCGCGATGTCGATCCTCGCGCGCATGGCCGAGGTGGTCGGGGCGCGGGAACTGCTCGATATCACCGCGGCGCACATCGATTCGTCGCTCTACCAGGGACCGGCGACGCTTGAGTTCGCTGAGCGCTTGGCGGAGGGCGGCGCGCGGGTGCAGGTGCCGACGACGCTCAACGTATCGGGCGTGGACGAGCACGGCTGGCGCGAGTGGGACGTGTCCGAATCCTGGGCGGCGCCGGCGCGGCGCCAGATGGAGGCGTACGAAGCGATGGGCTGCGAGCCCACCTGGACGTGCGCGCCCTACCAGACGCAGCCGCGGCCGGCCGTCGGGGAACAGGTCGCGTGGGGCGAGTCGAGCGCGATCGTGTTCGCGAACTCCGTGCTGGGGGCGCGCACCGAGCGCTATCCCGACTTGCTGGACATCTGCTGCGCGGTCACGGGCCGGGCCCCGGCCGCGGGGCTCCATCTGACCGCGAACCGGGCGGGGCAGGTGCTCGTCGATCTTTCCCGCGTCCCGCGGCGGTTGGCGGAGGAACCCGCCCTGTACCCGGTGCTGGGACACTGGATCGGGTTGCGCGTGGAGGGGCGGATCCCGGTGCTCGACGGGCTCCGGGCGCGGCCGGGTGAGGACGACCTCAAGGCGCTCGGGGCCGCCATGGCCTCCTCGGGTGCGGTGGGCCTGTTCCACTGGGTCGGCCTCACGCCGGAGGCGCCGGATCTGGACGCGGCGTTTCAGGGGAGGGAAGCGGCGACCCGGCTGCGTCCGGGGCCCGCGGCGCTGCGCGCGGCGCGGGACGAACTTGGCTCCGGGCTCTCCGACGCGGACGGTCTGGACCTCGTCGTGCTGGGGAGTCCGCACTTCTCGCTGTCGGAGTTCGCGGCGCTGGCGCGGCTCGTCGCCGGCCGGCGCCGCCACCCCGGGGTGCGGCTGCTGATCACGACCGGGCGGGCCGTCCGTGAACTGGCGGCGAAAGCGGGCTACCTCGACACGATCGAGTCGTTCGGCGGAGAGCTGACCGTCGACACCTGCATCCTTACGACGCCCATGCTGCCGGAGAGCATCCGGCGGCTCATGACCAACTCCGCCAAGTACGCATGGTATACGCCGGGCCTGCTCGAGCGCGCCGTCGCCTTCGGGAGCCTGGCCGACTGCGTGGAGTCGGCCGTCGCCGGCCGCGTCACGCGGGACGACGGCGCGTGGACCGCCGAGCCGTGA
- a CDS encoding aspartate/glutamate racemase family protein: MNPKPTDPTMRIVYFLPGPMSRGPLGPEELVRRQAFLNEHAFRGTDAAVRETENGPASVESSAEEYLSVPGILEAAPRLEAEGFDAMIIGCFGDPGLAPARELVDFPVIGPGQAGALAAAQMGQRFAIITVVDEVVPAIRRQMRGYGLEGLVADIRAVDVPVLELRQRAEQVLETLETEAHAALRAGADTLVLGCMTMGFLDVARKLGERLGVPVINPVLAALKAAESFAATGVRPSPRAYPPPRKEISPVPV, encoded by the coding sequence ATGAATCCGAAGCCCACGGATCCGACCATGCGCATCGTCTACTTCCTTCCCGGACCGATGTCCCGCGGCCCCCTCGGGCCGGAGGAACTCGTTCGGCGCCAGGCCTTCCTCAACGAGCACGCCTTCCGCGGGACGGACGCCGCGGTTCGCGAGACGGAGAACGGTCCCGCCTCGGTCGAGTCGTCCGCCGAGGAGTATCTCTCGGTGCCCGGCATCCTCGAGGCCGCACCGCGTCTCGAGGCGGAGGGGTTCGACGCGATGATCATCGGGTGTTTCGGCGATCCCGGCCTCGCGCCGGCCCGTGAACTCGTCGACTTCCCCGTCATCGGCCCGGGCCAGGCCGGAGCGCTTGCCGCGGCGCAGATGGGGCAGCGCTTCGCGATCATCACCGTCGTGGACGAGGTCGTGCCCGCGATTCGGCGCCAGATGCGGGGCTACGGCCTTGAAGGGCTCGTGGCGGACATCCGGGCGGTGGATGTCCCGGTGCTCGAGCTTCGGCAACGCGCGGAGCAGGTGCTCGAAACGCTCGAGACGGAGGCTCACGCGGCGCTGCGCGCCGGCGCGGACACGCTCGTGCTGGGCTGCATGACGATGGGATTCCTCGACGTGGCGCGGAAACTCGGCGAGCGCCTCGGCGTACCGGTCATCAACCCGGTGCTCGCCGCGCTCAAGGCGGCCGAATCCTTCGCCGCCACCGGTGTGCGGCCCTCCCCGCGCGCCTATCCCCCGCCCCGCAAGGAGATCTCGCCCGTCCCGGTCTGA
- a CDS encoding DUF481 domain-containing protein has product MSRGVRLGAAVTALPVLAAVPAAAPAASLQEEVREEAEIRWSYNAELSLLFTSGNSTVRTFGLGGGARREWGGGELSLSAGGLRTESGTTRRVAVGTPDHFTVTSDAATEPTAENYFARGEFERSFSDQVHLTTGAGWERNTFAGYESKLSLVGGIGNTWIDTDRTRLKSDYGVTFTMQDDVVDDPDRSSSFGGIRVSTNFRRQLTETANLESTLTLDENLTDTADLRADLANSLAVDINSSLAVKTGLRLAWDNAPALTRAPLEQPAGTPTGETVLVPRHKLDSTLTIALVASF; this is encoded by the coding sequence GTGAGTAGGGGCGTGAGGTTGGGCGCCGCCGTTACGGCGCTGCCTGTATTGGCCGCGGTGCCGGCTGCCGCTCCGGCCGCGTCTCTGCAGGAAGAAGTCCGGGAGGAAGCGGAGATCCGCTGGTCCTACAATGCGGAACTGAGCCTGCTCTTCACGTCGGGGAACTCCACGGTGCGGACGTTCGGGCTCGGCGGCGGCGCCCGGCGCGAATGGGGCGGGGGAGAGCTGTCCCTCAGCGCGGGAGGGCTCCGAACGGAGTCGGGTACGACCCGCCGCGTCGCCGTCGGGACTCCGGACCACTTCACCGTGACGAGCGACGCCGCCACGGAGCCGACGGCCGAGAACTACTTCGCGCGCGGCGAATTCGAGCGTTCGTTCTCGGATCAGGTCCACCTCACGACCGGCGCGGGGTGGGAGCGAAACACCTTCGCCGGGTATGAGAGCAAGCTCTCCCTGGTGGGCGGCATCGGGAACACGTGGATTGACACCGACCGGACCCGGCTCAAGAGCGACTACGGGGTCACGTTCACGATGCAGGACGATGTCGTCGACGATCCCGACCGGAGTTCGAGCTTCGGCGGAATCCGCGTCTCCACCAACTTCCGTCGCCAGTTGACGGAGACCGCCAATCTCGAGAGCACGCTGACGCTGGACGAGAACCTCACGGATACGGCGGACCTGCGCGCCGACCTCGCCAACTCCCTCGCGGTCGACATCAACAGTTCGCTGGCCGTGAAGACGGGCCTGCGGCTCGCGTGGGACAACGCGCCCGCGCTCACCCGCGCTCCTCTCGAGCAGCCTGCGGGGACCCCGACCGGGGAGACGGTCCTCGTCCCGCGCCACAAGCTGGACTCCACGCTGACGATCGCGCTGGTCGCCAGTTTCTAG
- a CDS encoding ATP-binding protein encodes MISRHLTPALRRAAEQYPVVTVTGPRQSGKTTLVRAVFPGYRYASLEAPDVRARAIADPRGFLAGGDPLILDEIQRAPELLSYVQGLVDEDGRPGRFIVTGSQNILLMRSVSQTLAGRTALLLLLPFSLAELHGFPAPDPSELDRRGAALAPAVAQRLSEADPWATLLAGFYPPVHDRNLSPRAWMADYFRTYVDRDLREVTQVLDLRTFETFVRLAAARTATELNLSGLAADAGVTHQTARRWLTALEIGYIATTLPPHHASYRKRLRKRPRLHFLDPGLVCYLLGIEDAATLERHPLRGAIFESFVVAELVKARAARRRDPSLYFWRDATGHEIDILIDAGDRLIPVEVKSGRTVPPDAISALEWWTSIPSNPNQGGVLVHGGTEDFDLGGFRVLPWFLGAG; translated from the coding sequence ATGATCTCCAGACACCTGACTCCCGCGCTCCGGCGAGCGGCGGAGCAATATCCCGTCGTCACCGTAACCGGGCCACGACAGTCCGGGAAGACCACCCTCGTGCGAGCGGTTTTCCCCGGATACCGGTACGCCTCGCTCGAAGCGCCGGACGTGCGGGCCCGGGCCATCGCCGACCCCCGCGGGTTTCTGGCGGGAGGCGACCCGCTGATCCTCGATGAGATTCAGCGCGCGCCCGAGTTGCTCTCATACGTGCAGGGACTCGTGGACGAGGACGGGCGGCCCGGCCGGTTCATCGTCACCGGATCGCAGAACATCCTGCTCATGAGATCCGTTTCGCAGACGCTGGCCGGCCGGACCGCGCTTCTTCTGCTGCTGCCGTTCTCGCTCGCCGAACTGCACGGGTTCCCGGCGCCGGATCCGAGCGAACTGGACCGGCGCGGCGCGGCTCTCGCGCCGGCGGTGGCGCAGCGGCTTTCGGAGGCGGATCCGTGGGCGACGCTCCTGGCCGGCTTCTATCCACCGGTACACGACCGAAACCTCTCTCCCCGCGCGTGGATGGCGGACTATTTCCGCACCTACGTCGACCGGGATCTTCGCGAGGTTACCCAGGTTCTCGATCTGAGGACGTTCGAGACCTTCGTGCGGCTCGCGGCGGCCCGTACCGCCACGGAACTCAACCTCAGCGGGCTGGCCGCCGATGCGGGGGTCACGCACCAGACGGCCCGACGGTGGCTCACCGCCCTCGAGATCGGATACATCGCGACCACGCTGCCACCGCATCACGCAAGCTATCGCAAGCGACTCCGCAAGCGCCCGCGACTTCACTTCCTCGATCCGGGGCTGGTGTGCTACCTGCTGGGCATCGAGGATGCGGCGACGCTCGAGAGACATCCGCTGCGAGGCGCCATCTTCGAGTCGTTTGTCGTCGCGGAACTCGTCAAGGCCCGCGCCGCCCGCCGCCGCGACCCGAGCCTGTATTTCTGGCGCGACGCGACAGGCCACGAGATCGACATCCTGATCGACGCGGGCGACCGTCTCATTCCCGTGGAAGTCAAGTCCGGACGAACGGTACCCCCGGACGCCATCTCGGCGCTGGAATGGTGGACCTCGATTCCGTCCAACCCAAATCAGGGCGGCGTGCTGGTCCACGGTGGAACGGAGGACTTCGATCTGGGCGGATTTCGAGTCCTGCCCTGGTTCCTGGGCGCCGGCTAG
- a CDS encoding DUF126 domain-containing protein has protein sequence MSDRPAASGAGPLTGRALVAGAAEGAVLYSSEPLSFWGGYDAETGEIIDRRHPLTGQVGTDRILAIPATRGSSTTTAVLLEAIRRGTAPAAFLTRGPDTFLALAAIVAAQLYDRAPPVIALSPEDFSALRRNPRVRVEPAGTVLPR, from the coding sequence GTGAGCGATCGGCCTGCGGCCTCGGGCGCCGGTCCGCTGACCGGCCGAGCGCTCGTCGCGGGCGCCGCGGAAGGCGCCGTCCTCTACTCGTCCGAGCCGCTCAGCTTCTGGGGCGGCTACGACGCGGAGACGGGGGAGATCATCGACCGGCGCCATCCGCTGACCGGCCAAGTCGGAACCGACCGCATCCTGGCCATCCCGGCGACCCGCGGCTCCAGCACGACGACCGCCGTCCTCCTCGAAGCCATCCGCCGCGGCACGGCACCGGCAGCGTTCCTGACCCGCGGCCCCGACACCTTCCTCGCGCTCGCCGCCATCGTCGCCGCTCAGCTCTACGACCGCGCCCCGCCCGTCATCGCCCTATCTCCCGAGGACTTCAGTGCGCTGCGGCGGAATCCCCGTGTCCGCGTCGAGCCCGCGGGGACGGTGCTGCCCCGCTGA
- a CDS encoding carbon-nitrogen hydrolase family protein, with amino-acid sequence MKIALVQQSAGPDRTRNLERALAAMGRAASEGAELVAFPELAIDRFFPQRPDDPGAAQIAEPIPGPTCDRVAARAAELGLVTVFNQYELGPDGRCYDSTPVFDADGSLLGVTRMMHITEYACFHEQHYYAKGDTDALVYDTAVGRVGVAICYDRHYPEYMRRLGEHGAQLVVIPQAGAVGEWPEGLFEAEVRVAAFQNGYFAALANRVGAEPRLTFAGESFVVDPEGVVLARAPGGEEAILYADVDLSRCAASTARRLFWRDRRPDVYARWTERLATASSVPGR; translated from the coding sequence ATGAAGATCGCACTTGTACAGCAGTCGGCGGGTCCCGACCGCACCCGCAACCTCGAACGCGCGCTCGCCGCGATGGGGCGCGCCGCTTCCGAAGGCGCCGAGCTCGTGGCGTTCCCCGAACTCGCGATCGACCGCTTCTTTCCCCAGCGGCCGGACGACCCCGGCGCCGCGCAGATCGCGGAGCCGATCCCCGGTCCCACCTGCGACCGCGTCGCCGCGCGCGCCGCCGAACTCGGTCTCGTCACGGTGTTCAACCAGTACGAACTCGGGCCCGACGGGCGCTGCTACGACAGCACGCCCGTCTTCGACGCGGACGGCTCGCTGCTCGGCGTCACGCGAATGATGCACATCACCGAGTACGCGTGCTTCCACGAACAGCACTACTACGCGAAAGGCGACACCGACGCGCTCGTCTACGACACCGCCGTGGGGCGCGTGGGCGTCGCGATCTGCTACGACCGCCACTATCCCGAGTACATGCGGCGCTTGGGAGAACATGGGGCGCAACTCGTCGTCATCCCGCAGGCCGGGGCGGTCGGAGAGTGGCCCGAGGGGCTGTTCGAGGCCGAGGTGCGCGTGGCGGCCTTCCAGAACGGCTACTTCGCGGCGCTGGCCAACCGCGTCGGCGCGGAGCCCCGTCTCACCTTCGCCGGAGAGTCGTTCGTCGTCGACCCCGAGGGCGTCGTCCTCGCGCGGGCGCCGGGAGGGGAGGAGGCGATCCTCTACGCCGACGTGGACCTCTCGCGGTGCGCAGCCTCCACCGCCCGGCGCCTGTTCTGGCGGGATCGCCGCCCCGACGTGTACGCGCGCTGGACCGAGCGCCTCGCCACGGCGTCGTCCGTGCCCGGCCGCTGA
- a CDS encoding amidohydrolase → MSITARHRTEKGHLSGRRLLAGAFVVLFPLPLAAAQDAQIAAIEARSEHYGSVARQIWEWAEVGYQEEKSSELLKGELEAAGFSVESGVADMPTAFVASYGSGGPVIGILAEYDALPGISQDAVPVRSPIIIGGAGHACGHHLFGAGSVAAAIAVKEWLEETGHEGTIRLYGTPAEEGGAGKVYMVRAGLFDDVDVALHWHPGARNSARVGRSLANKSAKFRFRGYSAHAAGAPERGRSALDGVEAMNHMVNLMREHVPQETRIHYVITQGGFAPNVVPDFAEVYYYVRHPDAPTVLRLFERVARAAEGAAMGTGTGMEYEVIHGLYDLVPNVALGRVMDANLRKVGGVEYTEAERAFAQQIQDSFVGGSGRPLGSEAEIEEFGVDPAGGGSTDVGDVSWVVPTTGLSTATWVPGTSAHSWQAVAAGGTDIGTKGMIVAAKTLALTTIELFQSPDVIAAAWEELRAHRGADFVYSALLGDRPPPLDYRR, encoded by the coding sequence ATGTCCATAACAGCCAGGCACCGCACCGAAAAAGGGCATCTCTCCGGTCGCCGACTCCTCGCCGGCGCCTTCGTGGTCCTGTTCCCGCTGCCCCTCGCGGCGGCTCAGGACGCGCAGATCGCGGCGATCGAGGCGCGCAGCGAACACTACGGGAGCGTGGCGCGCCAGATCTGGGAGTGGGCCGAGGTCGGCTACCAGGAGGAGAAGAGCTCCGAGCTGCTGAAGGGCGAACTCGAGGCGGCGGGATTCTCGGTCGAGTCCGGCGTCGCCGACATGCCCACGGCGTTCGTGGCGAGCTACGGCTCCGGAGGCCCGGTCATCGGGATCCTGGCCGAGTACGACGCGCTGCCGGGCATCTCCCAGGACGCGGTGCCCGTGCGCTCGCCCATCATCATCGGGGGCGCGGGCCACGCGTGCGGACACCACCTGTTCGGCGCGGGCTCCGTGGCGGCGGCCATCGCGGTCAAGGAATGGCTGGAGGAGACGGGACACGAGGGGACGATCCGGCTCTACGGCACGCCCGCCGAGGAAGGGGGCGCGGGGAAGGTGTACATGGTGCGCGCGGGCCTGTTCGACGACGTGGATGTGGCGCTCCACTGGCATCCCGGCGCGCGGAACAGCGCGAGGGTGGGGCGGTCGCTGGCCAACAAGTCCGCCAAGTTCCGCTTCCGGGGCTATTCCGCGCACGCGGCGGGCGCGCCGGAGCGGGGACGGAGCGCGCTCGACGGGGTCGAGGCGATGAATCACATGGTGAACCTCATGCGCGAGCACGTTCCGCAGGAGACGCGGATCCACTACGTGATCACGCAGGGCGGCTTCGCGCCCAACGTCGTGCCGGACTTCGCGGAGGTCTACTACTACGTGCGGCACCCCGACGCCCCCACCGTGCTCAGGCTGTTCGAGCGCGTGGCGCGCGCGGCCGAGGGCGCGGCGATGGGTACCGGGACGGGGATGGAATACGAGGTGATCCACGGGCTCTACGACCTCGTGCCCAACGTCGCCCTCGGACGGGTGATGGACGCGAACCTGCGCAAGGTCGGGGGCGTGGAGTACACGGAGGCGGAGCGGGCCTTCGCCCAGCAGATCCAGGACAGCTTCGTGGGCGGTTCCGGCCGGCCGCTGGGCTCCGAGGCCGAGATCGAGGAGTTCGGGGTCGACCCGGCGGGCGGCGGCTCGACCGATGTCGGCGACGTGAGCTGGGTCGTGCCGACGACGGGGCTGTCGACGGCCACCTGGGTGCCGGGCACCTCGGCGCACAGCTGGCAGGCCGTGGCGGCCGGGGGCACCGACATCGGCACCAAGGGGATGATCGTCGCGGCGAAGACGCTCGCCCTGACGACAATCGAACTCTTCCAGAGCCCGGACGTGATCGCCGCGGCGTGGGAGGAACTGAGGGCGCACCGCGGCGCGGATTTCGTGTACTCCGCGCTGCTGGGCGACCGCCCCCCGCCCCTGGACTACCGCCGCTAG
- a CDS encoding CapA family protein → MRRYRLPLSFSAAASIPLAGLVAAVFLEAGFSLAKPASLEAQAFEDARGNMSIALAGDAIISRKMSPYREPEFLALRDIIQNATTAFVNLEILFHDYEDDVIPAAASGGTYMRAEPEIAHELAWFGFDMVSLANNHTMDFGAGGARRTVAAAEAAGLAVAGFGENLARARAPAYVDTPGGRVALISIASTFADPMRAGHQRPDVRGRPGLSPIRYERHVTVTADQMAGLRDALAVAGRGGGSGPRLSFGGMTFMEGDKPGVKTAPHAGDLAEIIEVVKEAQRQAEWVIVTSHSHEGADRREVPADFLVDVARATVDAGADMFVGHGPHILRAVEMYRGKPIFYSLANFAMQNETIEFQPQDNYEAQGLGYEDLPGRFQDVRIERAGASSFPAGKGFWESVVPVVEYEGGELKEIQLHPITMGWQLPRPVRGRPMMADDALGQEILEGLAKLSAEYGTTMTIEDGVGIIRP, encoded by the coding sequence ATGCGCCGGTATCGTCTTCCGCTCTCGTTCTCCGCCGCGGCCAGCATCCCGCTGGCCGGACTCGTGGCCGCCGTCTTCCTCGAGGCGGGATTCTCCCTCGCGAAACCGGCCTCGCTCGAGGCGCAGGCGTTCGAGGATGCGCGCGGGAACATGTCCATCGCCCTGGCGGGCGACGCGATCATCTCCCGGAAGATGTCTCCGTACCGGGAGCCCGAGTTCCTCGCCCTGCGCGACATTATTCAGAACGCGACCACCGCGTTCGTGAACCTCGAGATCCTGTTCCACGACTACGAGGACGACGTGATCCCGGCGGCGGCCAGCGGCGGCACGTACATGCGGGCGGAGCCGGAAATCGCGCACGAACTCGCCTGGTTCGGCTTCGACATGGTGAGCCTGGCGAACAACCACACGATGGACTTCGGCGCCGGCGGGGCGCGGCGCACGGTGGCGGCGGCCGAAGCGGCGGGACTCGCCGTCGCCGGCTTCGGCGAGAACCTCGCGCGGGCGCGCGCACCGGCCTATGTGGACACGCCCGGCGGACGGGTCGCGCTCATCTCGATCGCCTCGACCTTCGCCGACCCGATGCGGGCCGGCCACCAGCGGCCGGATGTACGGGGGCGGCCGGGACTGAGCCCCATCCGCTACGAGCGGCACGTGACGGTGACCGCCGACCAGATGGCGGGGCTTCGCGACGCCCTCGCCGTGGCGGGGCGGGGAGGCGGCTCCGGCCCGCGCCTGAGCTTCGGCGGCATGACCTTCATGGAGGGCGACAAGCCGGGCGTGAAGACGGCGCCGCACGCCGGGGACCTGGCGGAGATCATCGAAGTCGTGAAGGAAGCGCAGCGCCAGGCGGAGTGGGTCATCGTCACGAGCCACTCGCACGAAGGTGCGGACCGCCGCGAGGTGCCGGCCGACTTCCTCGTGGATGTCGCCCGCGCGACCGTCGATGCGGGCGCGGACATGTTCGTGGGCCACGGTCCCCACATTCTGCGCGCGGTCGAGATGTACCGGGGCAAGCCGATCTTCTACTCGCTGGCGAACTTCGCCATGCAGAACGAGACGATCGAGTTTCAGCCGCAGGACAACTACGAGGCCCAGGGGCTCGGGTACGAGGACCTTCCGGGCAGGTTCCAGGACGTGCGGATCGAGCGGGCCGGCGCCTCCTCGTTCCCGGCGGGGAAGGGGTTCTGGGAGAGCGTCGTCCCCGTCGTGGAGTACGAGGGCGGGGAATTGAAGGAGATCCAACTGCACCCGATCACCATGGGCTGGCAGTTGCCGCGGCCGGTGCGCGGCCGGCCGATGATGGCGGACGACGCGCTCGGACAGGAGATCCTCGAGGGTCTCGCGAAGCTCTCCGCCGAGTACGGAACGACGATGACGATCGAGGACGGCGTCGGCATCATACGACCGTGA